The following DNA comes from Triticum aestivum cultivar Chinese Spring chromosome 3D, IWGSC CS RefSeq v2.1, whole genome shotgun sequence.
GCTATAGCTTTTCATACCTTATGGACGAGCCCCCAGTAAATAGCATAACCAGCTGTTTAAAACATTGGAAATTAGGGGAAGATGGATTATGGTGCACTGAACGGGTTTGCTGCGTGATTAAAGGGGGTTGTGGTGGATGCTCAGATCCTTGTGATGCATCACGAATCAATGGTCTAGGAGTGGTCTGACCAAACAAAACAATCAGCCGTCTGCATGGAAGAGTTTCCCTATCTTATTCAGGAGATTAAGAGCAGGATGGAAGTTCATGAGATCACTCTTCAGAAGATTACTCGCCATCAAAATAGGGTTAGCCATGTACTAACTACGGAAGATCTGAAAGGGAGCATCGCTTGCGGGTTGAACCTTCCTCTGGAGTGCGTGCCTCAGTTGACGTTGCCCGATTGTAACCATTTGCGCGAGTAATAAGCATCTCACAAttcttttgttttaaaaaaaacatcTCACAATTcttccaaaagaaaaaaagagttaAACTCCGTCAACTAAAGTGAACTAGTCGACGTGCATGCATGTAAGGCATATTCAAGTGCAGGTCACACGCTTGATGGATGCACGACGCACGCGCGTTGGGCTAGAGAAGACCCAATCAAAGTCAATTCATTCGATCTGGGCCGTGCTAGCAATTAGTGTGCCATTTAATTACTATATATATATAAGCTAGTGTTactcaaaagaaatataaaagctaGTTGCTCAAGCAAATCTTGGATCCGCCGACCTTGGATCTTATCATAAGTCAATGCAAGCTCAGTAAAACAAGTACGTATTGATCAGTTATTCGGGATAAAACCAAAACTTGTGCAGTTAGTTTAGATCAGTAATTTAGTTTGGATCTACGGACCCTCCACTGGAAGCAAGCCTATAAATACTGTCAGGTGCTCCAGCATATAGTCACAACTCACAAGCTAGCTTATTTCACATGTCTTTTCTTGAGACCTTCTCTGGCTCCACATATCTACCTCTGTATACCTAACAAAAAAAATATACCTCTCTAGCTACAAAAAAGCTTGATCTCGTCAACAATGGCTACTACGGGTGGATCTTCTCTTCTAAAGAAAATTTCACAAAGTTAATGCGATGTGAAATTATGGTTGTTAAATAATGTTCTTCTTCCATAGAGCTCGCGTGTGTTCAATGATTTTGTATGCATCAGCATGTCCATCCAAGTACGTATTTGTGTATCGTTGTAGTATCCAGAAATACTGGAAGGTGATGCATGCCTTCGCCATCTTTGTTGTTGAGGTAACTTttcttttctactccctccgttcctaaatatatataagtctttttagagattcgaATAAAAGActatctacactctaaaatatgtctatatacatctatatgcaGTTTGTATTGAAATCTTTTAAAAGACTTaaatttaggaacagagggagtaattaagTGCATGTCACACCTCTGATAAATGCATGAAGAATGTGCCAGACGTTACTTTGTCCCGAAAATATCATGTGACATGACGGAACCTATGAATCACATGAATCACAAGGATGCTCAGTCTCACAGACAAAATGAGCAACAATGAGGAAGTAACATGATGCACCGATGTCATGTCTTGCCCTCAATTGCAGTTAACAAGCCCAGGTTGGCTCTACTACTAGATTAACGTAAATCAAGGATTCAAGATGGAGGATAGAGGAACTCAAAAAAAGAAGATGCATGCTAGAGAAGACCAAATCAAAGTCAATTCATGCGATCTGGTCAGTACGAGCAATTAATGCACCACTTACTGAAATCCTGTAGAAAGTAAATCCAGGATAGTACCGCCGATCTTGATCTTGTCAAAGTCAATGCTTCATTAAAAAACTTAGTATTGATAAGTAATTCTGGGTATCAACACTTGTGCGTTGAGATCAAGTGTCAAGCTAGCCATTCAAGTGATTGTTCTGGGAAGTAAATAAGAAGTACTCAACATGTTAGTGCATGCTATATATTACCTTCTTTCCGAATTAGTTGTCTTAGATTTCTCCCAAGACAGTGTTACTAAGCCTTTTCAATACTACCCCCTTTGATGGGTGACCCACAAAAATGAAGTAGTGGAAGTTCATATTGGAGACGTTCAAGACAGTGCAGGGAATTAATGGACCCTAGTGAAGGTGAATATGATATACTCCTCAAGCCAACTTGTAAAATCTTCTTAGCCAAATTGTAACATGGAGCAGTTTAGATTGGATAGTCGACCAGCCATGTAATTTAATTTAGATCGACGTACCCTCCACTGGAAGCTCGCTAGCCTATAAATAGTAGGCGTTCCATCATATCTCTTATCTTGAGACCTTCACATGCTCCACTTATCTACCTCTCTAGCAAGGTGTAAACAAAGCTTGCCCAGCCACAATGGCTACCAGTAGAGCTTCTCTTCTTGCCGTCGTTGCTGTTTTCTCAATGCTATTCATGTCTTCCCTGGGGAATCCAAGGCCTTTATGCAGCGATTGTGACCCGCAATGCACTACCAACTGCACCGCGGAGGCTAAAATCCCCTGCAGAAGCTACTGTGACTTCAGCCCTCAGCGGGAGTGTGAGAGGCAGGTCTTCGGGCGGTGCACCGAAGATGGTATCTGCTGCAGTAGCAACGGCACGTGCACTTGTGACTGCGACACCGTAGCAAAGAACGGTTGCGAACGGGTCAGCGACAACTCCAGAAATTGCCATGCTTGCACGGGCGGCATCATTGGCCAGTGTTATCACCCCTGTTACAATGACTGCAGCCACAACTGCAAGAAGAAAGGGTGCCACCATGCATAGGAATAATAACATGTAATTGGGTGCCAACACTGCATATGAAACAGCATGACTCATTGTCCAGGTTATGTGGGATTGCACACGAAAAAAGGGTTGTGGTGCATTACCTCCAGCATTTAGCTGAGGATTTGCATTCTGTTTATGTATGCTGAATAATAggaagaaaaaaaatcacaaaGTTACTATGATGTGATCTAATGGTTGTTCAATGTTCCTTCTTCCATAGAGctcgtgtgtgtgtgttcattggCTTGTATGCATCAGCTTCCATAGAGACTGGCTGTTGCCCACAGAAGGAAAGCTGATGTACTGTATTGTTGCTGACATTTATGTTGAACAAAGCGTGCCACCTAAGATATTTATAACTACATGCCAATTTCCCTCTTTATGTTTAAGCTTTTAGATATGTACAGATATAATGATAAGTGTGTATTTGTTCCAACAATAGGTCTTCTACGTATAGACAGTGTTTAATAAGGAGTAACATAGTGATCATCATTCGGATCAATCCAATATCTACATCTGGGAAGGTTAAAATACAGCTTCTACAATGGGGAAGCTGCCAGGTTTTTCTCCTTGATGGCCTCCTGGACAGACTTCAGGAGTGATGGCATCAGTGTACTGCCTTGTGAGGGTTATGAGCTTGGACTCATGGAGGCATGCCAGGCCCAAGCAATCGTGTTCAACATCTCTCAAGATCCTTGGCTGCCAGGTTCCCAATGATTGTGGAGAGCATCCTCAGCGGCACTCCATGGAGGATTGCCAAGCCCGCGGCCTTTGAGCATTACTTGCATGAGGAATGCCTAGTCACCAATGTTCTTCCGCTTGAGCTGCGGCCAATCAAGGCGCCTCTTTGTTGGTCTCCCGCACCACCCACGCCTGTGTGATCCCTCTTGCCACGGCATGGTCTGCACCGTTGGAATCTCCGTCGCATGCTGATTGGGCTGCTCAAGTCCCAATTAAGTTAAGTCAGTTCATGCATCCATGGGCAGAGCTACCCAAGGATTTGGGTGTACAAGTGTACACCCATTATTTTGACAATTACTTTTAATACCatatataattcacatatatggaaCAATATACATCGAATAAATGAGGAAATGTGAGTATAGATAGAAATTTTAGGGGACTATGTACGCCCATTCTTTTGATGTTAGCATGCATCTGAGCAGCAGGAGTAGTCAAGTAGAGTCGGCTTGCATGTTAGTAGGAATCTTTTCTACTATTAAGTCAAGTGCATGATGTCACTGCGCTAATGGATGCATGACGCACTTGAAGTTCCTTCGTCCCCAAAATATCATGTGACATGATTGAACCTGTGACTCACGCAAGCCGCGTCACCCTATTTGCAGTTTACTACTGTACTATGCAAGATTAATGTATATAAATCAAGACGGCAAAATAGAAAGACGGGTGCATGCGACTTTGGCTAAGGAAGACAAAATGGGATCTGGACAGTACAAGCAATTAATGGGCACATTTACTTTGGTAAGATCTTGTCAAAAGTCAATGCTTGGTAAAAGAAAAACTAGAACAATGCTAGTACATCCATGGTTGATCGTCAGCTAATTAATTTTACACACAGACGTGGCAGTTTTTGGCTGGCCATCAGCTGGGAATGGAGGAGGTCCGTATGATTTCCATATGAATAAACCCACAGGTTTAGCACTTTTTTTAGGGTACAAAAACAACTACATATTGATCACTAATTCGGGTTACCAAGGCTTGTGTATTTAGTTGATCGTGCCATTCAAGTGGTTCAAATCAGGAGTAAAACATAGACTTGAATATATTAGCCCTTTGGTCGGTGACCCACAAAAATGAAGTATAGTGGAAGTTCACATAGTGAAGTCAACTTGTAACATGGAGCAGTTTACATTTGATCTATGTACTCAAGCTCAGATCTATGTACGTATGCTACACTAGAAAGCTAGCTAGCCTATAAATAGTATCAGCCGCTCCATCATATAATCACCAGCTAGCTTATTCACATCTCTCTTATCTTGAGACCTTCTCTTGCTCCACATATTTACCTCTCACTCTCTCTAGCTACAAAGCTTGCTCAGCAACAATGGCTGCTGCTGGGGCCTCTCTTCTTGCTGCTGTTGTTTTCTCCATGCTGGTCATGTCTTCCCTGGGGCATCCGAGGCCTTTATGCAATGACTGTGACACGCAATGCCGTGCCAACTGCACTGCAGAGGTTAGAACCTCCTGCAGCAGTtactgcagcggcggcggcggcggccctcgGGAGGGCTGCCGTAGAAATATCTTGCAGCAGTGCACTGCAAATGGCATCTGCTGCAGTAGCAACGGCACCTGCACTTGTGACTGCAACGATGTAGCTGAAAGTGGTTGCAAGGGGGTCAGCGACGACACCCAACATTGCGACCCTTGCAAACGCGGCATCTTCGACCAGTGCTTTCCCACCTGTAACGAGGACTGCAACAACAACTGCAAGAAGAAAGAGTGCCACCATGCCTAGGTAGGAATAACATGTAACCAATCTGGTGCCTCGCATAGCAAATAACATGGCTTGTTGTGGTCGTGCATAGATTTTGTTAAATTCCGCGACCTGGTTCTGTGGGATGGCATAGGAGGAAAGGGTCGTGGCTATCACCTTCGGCATTTCAGCTGAGGATTTGCATTTTGTTTTATTTATACTGAATAATAATATGGAAAAAGAAAGAAATTTCACAAAGTTAATA
Coding sequences within:
- the LOC123073561 gene encoding keratin-associated protein 5-9-like encodes the protein MAAAGASLLAAVVFSMLVMSSLGHPRPLCNDCDTQCRANCTAEVRTSCSSYCSGGGGGPREGCRRNILQQCTANGICCSSNGTCTCDCNDVAESGCKGVSDDTQHCDPCKRGIFDQCFPTCNEDCNNNCKKKECHHA